The Rana temporaria chromosome 4, aRanTem1.1, whole genome shotgun sequence genome contains a region encoding:
- the LOC120936695 gene encoding pentraxin-related protein PTX3-like, which translates to MMKPLQILFCSILCLSSALTIAVDVQEMDNHILVTEKVTLPDCKLKEHTKWDKMMTTLENSHMRQNMLLQYFEEFKVELQIVQRELWQLRAKTSGSCKDCFKSITADFSSLLDSKCQPQHTLNKNVEESIAVNQDIEDRLQRIENLLK; encoded by the exons ATGATGAAGCCACTACAGATATTATTCTGTTCAATTTTATGTCTGTCTTCTGCTCTGACTATTGCTGTAGATGTTCAAGAGATGGATAATCATATACTAGTGACCGAAAAAG TGACTTTACCAGATTGCAAACTAAAAGAACATACAAAATGGGATAAAATGATGACGACGCTGGAGAACTCTCACATGAGACAGAATATGCTGCTTCAGTATTTTGAAGAATTTAAGGTGGAACTACAGATTGTGCAAAGAGAGCTTTGGCAGCTAAGAGCAAAAACATCAGGATCCTGTAAAGACTGCTTTAAGAGCATTACAGCGGATTTTTCAAGCCTGCTGGATTCAAAGTGTCAGCCACAACACACTTTGAATAAAAATGTGGAAGAATCAATTGCTGTAAATCAGGACATAGAAGACAGACTTCAACGCATTGAAAATCTCTTGAAATGA